The proteins below come from a single Streptococcus porcinus genomic window:
- a CDS encoding class A sortase, producing the protein MTRRRTRRERKKSVSSKFRTLVATFLLILGLGLLFNKTIRNTIIAWNSNKYQVQHVSKQTIKKNQQAESTFDFDSVKAVSTDTVLQAQMAAQKLPVIGGIAIPDVNINLPIFKGLGNTELIYGAGTMKEEQVMGGENNYSLASHHIFGMAGSSHMLFSPLERAKVGMPIYVTDKENIYQYDIVSVQTVAPNRIDVLNNTPGTKEITLITCTDAEATQRICVKGILKKEMSYKGAPDSVMKAFNHSYNQVAIE; encoded by the coding sequence ATGACAAGAAGAAGAACAAGAAGAGAGAGGAAGAAAAGTGTATCGTCAAAGTTCCGTACTTTAGTTGCCACTTTTCTTTTAATCCTTGGTTTGGGGTTACTTTTTAACAAGACTATCCGCAATACTATTATTGCTTGGAATTCAAATAAATACCAAGTTCAACATGTCTCTAAACAGACCATTAAAAAAAATCAGCAGGCTGAGAGCACATTTGACTTCGACTCTGTCAAAGCAGTTTCAACAGATACTGTTTTACAGGCTCAAATGGCAGCACAAAAGCTTCCTGTAATTGGAGGTATTGCAATACCTGATGTGAATATCAATTTACCTATATTCAAAGGATTAGGCAATACAGAACTAATTTATGGTGCAGGAACCATGAAAGAAGAACAAGTTATGGGGGGAGAAAACAACTACTCATTAGCTAGTCACCATATTTTTGGTATGGCTGGTTCCTCTCACATGTTATTCTCACCTCTAGAACGAGCGAAGGTGGGGATGCCCATTTACGTAACAGATAAGGAAAATATTTATCAGTATGATATCGTATCTGTACAAACCGTTGCCCCAAATCGTATTGATGTTTTAAATAATACTCCTGGTACAAAGGAAATTACTCTTATTACTTGTACCGATGCAGAGGCTACACAAAGAATCTGTGTTAAGGGGATATTAAAAAAAGAAATGTCTTATAAAGGAGCTCCCGACTCTGTTATGAAGGCCTTTAATC
- the gyrA gene encoding DNA gyrase subunit A: MQDKNLIDVNLTSEMKTSFIDYAMSVIVARALPDVRDGLKPVHRRILYGMNELGVTPDKPHKKSARITGDVMGKYHPHGDSSIYEAMVRMAQWWSYRHMLVDGHGNFGSMDGDGAAAQRYTEARMSKIALELLKDINKNTVDFQDNYDGSEREPLVLPARFPNLLVNGATGIAVGMATNIPPHNLGESIDAVKMVMEHPECTTRDLMEVIPGPDFPTGAMVMGRSGIHRAYDTGKGSIVLRSRTEIEITKTGRERIVVTEFPYGVNKTKVHEHIVRLAQEKRIEGITAVRDESSREGVRFVIEVKRDASANVILNNLFKLTSLQTNFSFNMLAIENGVPKILTLRQIIDNYISHQKEVITRRTRFDKEKAEARAHILEGLLIALDHLDEVIAIIRNSQTDVIAQAELMSRFQLSERQSQAILDMRLRRLTGLERDKIQSEYDDLIALIADLADILAKPDRISAIIIQEMDEIKRKYADPRRTELMVGEVLSLEDEDLIEVEDVLITLSNKGYIKRLAQDEFRSQKRGGRGVQGTGVNDDDFVKELVSTSTHDTLLFFTNKGRVYRLKAYEIPEYGRTAKGLPIVNLLKLDEEETIQTIINARKEDIDNKFFFFTTRQGLVKRTNASEFGNIRQNGLRALNLKDGDELINVLLTDGTEDIIIGTKSGYSVRFEEGSIRNMGRSATGVRGVKLREDDLVVGASRISDNQEVLIITEKGYGKRTLATEYPTKGRGGKGIKTANITAKNGQLAGLVTVTGHEDIMIITNKGVIIRTSIADVSQTGRSTMGVKVMRLDQDSKIVTFALVDPEVEKDLSELSTSDVAPSQEITPTSIDKSED; the protein is encoded by the coding sequence ATGCAAGATAAAAATCTAATTGACGTCAACCTGACAAGTGAAATGAAAACAAGTTTCATTGACTATGCTATGAGTGTTATCGTGGCTAGAGCCTTGCCAGATGTTCGTGATGGTTTAAAACCTGTCCATCGTCGCATTCTTTATGGCATGAATGAACTAGGAGTTACCCCAGATAAACCGCATAAAAAATCTGCCCGTATCACAGGTGACGTTATGGGTAAATATCATCCCCACGGAGATTCTTCAATTTACGAGGCTATGGTTCGGATGGCACAGTGGTGGTCATATCGTCACATGCTAGTAGATGGTCACGGAAACTTTGGTTCTATGGATGGAGATGGTGCTGCAGCCCAGCGTTATACCGAAGCTCGAATGAGCAAAATAGCACTAGAACTTCTAAAGGATATTAATAAAAATACTGTTGATTTTCAAGACAACTACGATGGAAGTGAACGTGAACCACTCGTTTTACCAGCCCGATTTCCCAATTTGTTGGTAAATGGTGCTACTGGTATTGCAGTCGGGATGGCTACTAATATTCCCCCTCATAATTTAGGAGAATCAATTGATGCTGTCAAAATGGTAATGGAGCATCCTGAATGTACAACTAGAGACTTAATGGAAGTGATTCCGGGACCAGATTTTCCAACCGGGGCCATGGTTATGGGACGTTCAGGTATTCATCGTGCTTATGATACCGGTAAAGGCTCCATTGTCTTACGCTCACGGACAGAAATTGAGATAACCAAGACAGGTCGTGAGCGAATCGTTGTCACTGAATTTCCTTATGGTGTTAACAAAACTAAAGTTCATGAGCATATTGTCCGCCTAGCTCAAGAAAAACGGATTGAGGGAATTACTGCAGTCCGTGACGAATCCAGCCGTGAAGGGGTTCGCTTCGTTATTGAAGTTAAACGCGATGCATCAGCTAATGTTATCCTAAACAATTTGTTTAAACTAACAAGCCTACAAACTAATTTTAGTTTTAATATGCTAGCTATTGAGAACGGTGTACCAAAAATCTTAACTCTTAGACAAATTATTGATAATTATATTAGTCACCAAAAAGAAGTTATTACTCGCCGAACTCGTTTTGATAAAGAAAAAGCAGAAGCACGGGCGCATATTTTAGAAGGTTTATTGATCGCCTTGGATCATCTTGATGAAGTTATTGCAATTATTCGAAATAGCCAAACAGATGTTATTGCACAAGCTGAGTTGATGAGCCGCTTCCAACTATCTGAACGGCAAAGCCAGGCGATTTTGGATATGCGTTTGCGTCGCTTGACAGGATTGGAAAGAGATAAAATTCAATCAGAATATGATGATTTAATTGCTTTAATAGCTGATTTAGCTGATATTTTGGCTAAACCAGACCGAATTAGTGCTATCATCATTCAAGAAATGGATGAGATTAAACGCAAATACGCTGACCCTCGTCGTACAGAGTTAATGGTTGGTGAAGTATTGTCACTTGAAGATGAAGACCTTATTGAAGTAGAAGATGTTTTGATTACCTTATCAAATAAAGGATATATCAAACGTTTGGCTCAAGATGAGTTTCGTTCTCAAAAACGTGGAGGCCGGGGAGTTCAAGGCACTGGTGTCAATGATGATGATTTCGTTAAAGAGTTAGTTTCAACAAGTACACATGATACACTCCTCTTTTTTACCAATAAAGGGCGTGTCTATAGACTAAAAGCTTATGAGATTCCAGAATACGGAAGGACAGCTAAAGGTCTACCAATTGTTAATCTTTTAAAATTAGATGAAGAAGAAACGATACAAACTATCATTAACGCGCGTAAAGAAGACATTGATAATAAATTTTTCTTCTTTACTACTCGTCAGGGATTGGTTAAAAGAACAAATGCTTCAGAATTTGGCAATATTAGACAAAATGGTTTGCGTGCTTTAAATCTTAAGGACGGTGACGAGTTAATTAACGTCTTGCTAACTGATGGTACAGAAGATATCATTATCGGAACAAAATCAGGCTATTCAGTTAGATTTGAAGAAGGAAGTATTCGCAATATGGGGCGCTCAGCGACGGGTGTTCGTGGCGTTAAGCTTCGTGAGGATGATTTAGTTGTTGGTGCTTCAAGGATTAGCGACAACCAAGAAGTGCTTATCATTACTGAAAAAGGCTATGGTAAGCGTACGCTAGCCACAGAATACCCAACAAAAGGCCGCGGAGGTAAGGGCATCAAAACTGCTAATATTACCGCCAAGAATGGTCAATTAGCAGGTTTAGTGACTGTTACAGGTCATGAGGATATTATGATTATAACGAACAAAGGTGTCATTATAAGAACTAGCATAGCTGATGTTTCTCAAACTGGTAGATCTACAATGGGGGTTAAGGTCATGCGATTAGATCAAGACTCAAAAATTGTTACCTTTGCCTTGGTAGATCCTGAAGTCGAAAAAGATTTATCTGAATTATCAACCTCAGACGTAGCACCTAGTCAAGAGATAACCCCTACTTCAATAGATAAAAGTGAGGATTAA
- a CDS encoding L-lactate dehydrogenase, with protein sequence MTVTKQHKKVILVGDGAVGSSYAFALVTQNIAQELGIIDIFKEKTQGDAEDLSHALAFTSPKKIYAADYSDCHDADLVVLTAGAPQKPGETRLDLVEKNLRINKEVVSQIVASGFNGIFLVAANPVDVLTYSTWKFSGFPKERVIGSGTSLDSARFRQALADKIGVDARSVHAYIMGEHGDSEFAVWSHANVAGVKLEQWLQDNRDIDETGLLDIFVSVRDAAYSIINKKGATFYGIAVALARITKAILDDENAVLPLSVFQEGQYEGVKDCYIGQPAIVGAYGVVRPVNIPLNDAELQKMQASAKQLKEIIDEAFAKEEFASVAKN encoded by the coding sequence ATGACTGTAACTAAACAACACAAAAAAGTTATCTTAGTCGGTGATGGAGCCGTCGGGTCATCATATGCTTTTGCATTAGTAACACAAAATATTGCACAAGAGCTCGGTATTATCGATATTTTTAAAGAAAAAACTCAAGGAGATGCGGAAGATTTAAGTCACGCCCTTGCCTTCACTTCCCCTAAAAAAATATATGCAGCTGACTATTCAGACTGTCATGATGCCGATTTAGTTGTCCTTACAGCTGGTGCTCCTCAAAAACCTGGTGAAACTCGCCTTGATTTAGTGGAAAAAAACCTTCGTATCAATAAAGAAGTTGTTTCACAAATCGTTGCTTCTGGATTTAATGGTATTTTCCTTGTTGCTGCAAACCCAGTTGATGTCCTTACTTATTCAACTTGGAAATTTTCTGGTTTCCCTAAAGAACGTGTTATCGGATCAGGTACTTCTTTAGATTCTGCACGATTCCGTCAAGCTCTTGCAGATAAAATTGGAGTTGATGCTCGCTCAGTTCATGCTTATATTATGGGTGAACATGGTGATTCTGAATTTGCTGTTTGGTCACATGCTAACGTGGCAGGGGTAAAATTAGAGCAATGGCTCCAAGATAATCGTGATATTGATGAAACTGGACTGTTAGATATTTTTGTTTCTGTCCGTGATGCAGCATACTCAATTATTAACAAAAAAGGAGCTACCTTCTATGGTATTGCCGTAGCACTTGCTCGTATCACTAAAGCGATTCTTGACGATGAAAATGCAGTTCTTCCTCTATCTGTCTTCCAAGAAGGTCAATATGAGGGTGTTAAAGATTGTTACATTGGTCAACCTGCCATTGTAGGTGCTTACGGGGTTGTTCGTCCGGTTAATATTCCATTAAATGATGCAGAATTGCAAAAAATGCAAGCTTCTGCTAAGCAATTAAAAGAAATTATAGATGAAGCATTTGCAAAAGAAGAATTTGCTTCTGTAGCTAAAAACTAG
- a CDS encoding dihydrofolate reductase family protein yields the protein MRPLILNIAMSLDGFIARTDGSYDWIEGHGTTAYDSALQFDNDAFFASCDIVVMGRKSLDDCPIEQIQGYHKKRFYVASHQDLHSDYPNLYFSKDIVATLKELKQEEGGPIWLFGGADLVHSVLATELIDQYIIGIIPTILGQGRPLFKGYSIEHKLQLIESTVTDGIAMLRYQKRP from the coding sequence ATGAGACCCTTAATTCTAAATATCGCTATGAGTTTAGATGGCTTTATTGCCCGAACAGATGGTTCTTATGATTGGATCGAAGGACATGGAACAACAGCTTATGATTCTGCTTTACAATTTGATAATGATGCCTTTTTCGCTTCGTGCGATATTGTCGTTATGGGGCGAAAATCATTAGATGATTGTCCTATCGAGCAGATACAAGGCTATCATAAGAAAAGGTTTTATGTTGCTAGCCATCAGGACTTACACTCAGATTACCCCAACCTTTACTTTTCTAAGGATATAGTAGCTACCCTTAAAGAACTCAAGCAAGAAGAGGGTGGGCCGATTTGGTTATTTGGAGGAGCAGATTTGGTGCATTCTGTGCTTGCTACTGAGCTGATTGATCAGTATATCATTGGAATTATCCCAACCATTTTAGGTCAAGGGAGACCTTTGTTTAAAGGGTATAGTATAGAGCATAAATTGCAACTGATTGAATCAACTGTTACAGATGGGATTGCCATGCTTCGCTATCAGAAAAGACCCTAA
- the nox gene encoding H2O-forming NADH oxidase yields MSKIVVVGTNHAGTAAIKTMLSNYGLENEIVTFDQNSNISFLGCGMALWIGEQIDGPEGLFYSNKEQLESMGAKVYMESPVLNIDYDKKEVTALVEGQEHVESYDKLILATGSQPIIPPIKGVEIVEGSREFKATLENLQFVKLYQNSSDVIEKLEKPGINRVAVVGAGYIGVELAEAFQRKGKEVILVDIAETCMGGYYDRDFTDLMSKNLEEHGIQLAFGQAVQAVEGDGKVERLVTDKDSFDVDMVIMAVGFRPNTDLGRGQLDTFRNGAWIVDKKQETSMKDVYAIGDCATIYDNARDDINYIALASNAVRTGIVAAHNACGHELEGAGVQGSNGISIYGLNMVSTGLTLEKAKEAGYNALEASYNDLQKPEFIKHGNHEVAIKIVYDRDSRVVLGCQMVSKEDISMGIHMFSLAIQEKVTIEKLSLMDIFFLPHFNKPYNYITMSALGAE; encoded by the coding sequence ATGAGTAAAATCGTTGTTGTTGGAACAAATCATGCGGGCACAGCTGCAATTAAAACCATGCTCTCCAACTATGGATTAGAAAATGAGATTGTCACTTTTGATCAGAATTCAAACATTTCATTCCTTGGATGTGGAATGGCTTTATGGATTGGTGAGCAAATTGATGGCCCAGAAGGTCTCTTTTATTCTAATAAAGAACAGTTAGAATCCATGGGTGCTAAAGTTTATATGGAATCGCCTGTTTTAAACATTGACTATGACAAAAAAGAAGTAACAGCACTAGTGGAAGGTCAAGAACATGTTGAAAGCTATGACAAATTAATTCTTGCAACCGGATCACAACCAATTATACCGCCTATTAAAGGTGTCGAAATCGTTGAAGGGTCAAGAGAGTTTAAAGCAACTTTAGAAAACTTACAATTTGTTAAACTTTACCAAAATTCATCTGATGTTATTGAAAAGTTAGAGAAACCAGGAATTAATCGAGTAGCAGTTGTTGGGGCAGGTTACATTGGTGTTGAACTGGCAGAGGCTTTCCAACGAAAAGGAAAAGAAGTAATTCTTGTTGATATTGCTGAAACATGTATGGGTGGTTACTACGATCGTGATTTCACTGATTTAATGAGTAAAAACCTTGAAGAGCATGGCATTCAATTAGCTTTCGGACAAGCTGTTCAGGCAGTTGAAGGAGATGGAAAAGTAGAACGACTTGTCACTGATAAAGACAGCTTTGACGTTGACATGGTTATCATGGCAGTTGGTTTCCGTCCAAATACTGATCTAGGACGTGGTCAATTAGATACCTTCCGTAATGGAGCGTGGATTGTTGATAAAAAACAAGAAACAAGCATGAAAGATGTCTATGCTATTGGAGATTGTGCAACTATTTATGATAACGCACGAGATGATATTAACTACATTGCCTTAGCATCAAATGCTGTACGGACAGGAATAGTTGCTGCTCATAATGCTTGTGGACATGAACTGGAAGGAGCAGGTGTTCAAGGATCAAACGGTATTTCAATTTACGGCCTAAACATGGTTTCAACTGGTTTAACCCTAGAAAAGGCAAAAGAAGCTGGTTATAATGCCTTGGAAGCTAGCTACAATGATTTACAAAAACCAGAATTTATCAAACATGGAAATCATGAAGTGGCAATCAAAATCGTTTACGATAGAGACAGTCGTGTTGTCTTAGGCTGTCAAATGGTTTCAAAAGAAGACATCTCAATGGGAATTCACATGTTCTCATTAGCTATCCAAGAAAAGGTAACTATTGAAAAATTATCTCTAATGGATATTTTCTTCTTACCTCACTTCAATAAACCATATAATTACATCACAATGTCTGCTTTAGGAGCAGAATAA
- a CDS encoding lysozyme family protein: MLKFLKRVIFLVFLIFCIFQLYVTHQNVKNVMRYKPMVEKTLAEHDTDTNLNLILAMIYTETKGGSADVMQSSESSSGMTNSITDSQVSIKHGIKLLSENLQLAEEAGVDSWTAIQAYNFGSNYIHYVAQNGGENSLALAKKYSREVVAPSLGNTTGETYIYYHPLAIISGGQLYKNGGNFYYSREVHFNLYLIKFFSKF; encoded by the coding sequence ATGTTGAAATTTTTAAAGCGCGTCATTTTCTTAGTCTTTCTGATTTTTTGTATTTTTCAGCTTTATGTTACTCATCAGAATGTAAAAAATGTCATGCGCTATAAACCCATGGTCGAAAAAACGTTAGCTGAACATGATACCGACACGAATCTTAATTTAATTCTTGCCATGATTTATACTGAAACTAAAGGTGGATCAGCCGATGTTATGCAATCAAGTGAAAGTAGTAGTGGAATGACTAATTCTATAACAGATAGTCAAGTGTCAATTAAACATGGTATTAAACTCTTATCAGAGAATTTGCAACTAGCTGAAGAAGCAGGAGTAGACTCATGGACTGCTATTCAAGCATATAACTTTGGGTCAAATTATATCCATTATGTTGCTCAAAATGGTGGTGAAAACTCTTTGGCTTTGGCTAAAAAATATTCAAGAGAGGTCGTTGCACCTAGCCTTGGTAACACCACCGGGGAAACATACATCTATTATCATCCCTTAGCTATTATTTCAGGTGGTCAGTTATATAAAAATGGGGGAAATTTCTACTATTCCCGTGAGGTACACTTTAATTTATACCTCATTAAATTCTTTTCAAAGTTTTAA
- a CDS encoding nucleoid-associated protein yields the protein MLDIYIRKLVIHQFSPNDTNLFFNDNELSITPRIDDYFRKKLEKVFSDEAKRGRMNHENTFRQLISDDFVSSSKAVAQAWKEAFVISENQKTNDLVFIRFEKDGQVYFAFLRITLRESFAHTNISEENPLSITQNNLPSATQTPDEALVINLESNDYYLIEKRIKHNGSFSNYFSETLLKVQPEQSVKKSIKTIEQTAQKIAENFNQDDFAFQSKMKSAISKNLENGDHLSPEKLADQLFDNNLTARLTFVDQVKETIPEPIKISDIDHTRQLKKLESQKLSLSNGIELTVPNAIYQDADSVEFIMNDDGTYSILIKNIEDIKNK from the coding sequence ATGTTAGATATTTATATACGTAAATTAGTTATTCATCAATTTTCACCAAATGATACAAACTTATTCTTTAATGATAACGAGTTGAGTATTACGCCACGTATTGATGATTATTTCCGCAAAAAGTTGGAAAAAGTTTTCTCCGATGAAGCTAAAAGAGGTCGTATGAATCATGAGAACACTTTTCGTCAATTAATAAGTGATGATTTTGTAAGTAGCAGTAAAGCCGTTGCTCAAGCTTGGAAAGAAGCATTTGTTATCTCGGAAAACCAAAAAACCAATGATTTAGTTTTTATCAGGTTTGAGAAAGACGGACAGGTCTATTTTGCCTTTCTAAGAATTACTCTTAGAGAATCTTTTGCTCATACTAATATTTCGGAAGAAAATCCCTTAAGTATTACCCAAAATAATTTACCCAGCGCAACACAAACACCCGATGAAGCCCTAGTTATCAACCTTGAAAGCAATGATTATTATCTAATTGAGAAAAGAATCAAGCACAATGGTAGTTTTTCAAATTATTTTTCGGAAACCTTATTAAAAGTTCAACCAGAGCAGTCTGTTAAAAAATCAATTAAGACTATTGAACAAACCGCACAAAAAATAGCTGAAAACTTCAATCAAGATGACTTTGCTTTTCAATCAAAGATGAAGTCGGCTATTTCAAAAAATCTTGAAAATGGTGATCACCTGTCCCCTGAAAAGTTAGCTGACCAATTATTTGATAATAATCTGACAGCACGTTTAACATTTGTGGACCAGGTGAAAGAGACTATACCAGAACCAATTAAAATCAGCGATATTGACCATACACGACAACTTAAAAAGTTGGAGAGTCAAAAATTATCATTGTCTAATGGTATTGAATTAACAGTTCCGAATGCAATTTATCAAGATGCTGATTCGGTTGAATTTATCATGAATGATGATGGAACCTATTCAATACTTATTAAAAATATAGAGGATATCAAAAATAAATAA
- the glyA gene encoding serine hydroxymethyltransferase: MIFDKDNYEAFDPELWEAIHAEEERQEHNIELIASENIVSKAVMKAQGSLLTNKYAEGYPDKRYYGGTECVDIVENLAIERAKKLFGAKFANVQAHSGSQANAAAYMALIEAGDTVLGMDLAAGGHLTHGSPVNFSGKTYHFVGYSVDPKTEMLDYDAILEQAKEVQPKLIVAGASAYSRIIDFEKFRQIADEVGAYLMVDMAHIAGLVATGLHPNPVPFADVTTSTTHKTLRGPRGGLILTNNENLAKKINSAVFPGLQGGPLEHVIAAKAVSFKEALDPAFTDYAKNVIANTSAMAQVFAEDERFRLISGGTDNHVFLVDVTKVIESGKVAQNLLDDVHITLNKNSIPFETLSPFKTSGIRIGCAAITSRGMGVEESKAIAHLIIKALVNHQDQTVLDEVRQEVRSITNRFPLYSN, from the coding sequence ATGATTTTTGATAAGGATAATTATGAAGCGTTTGATCCAGAATTATGGGAAGCCATTCATGCTGAGGAAGAAAGGCAAGAGCACAATATTGAATTAATTGCTTCGGAGAATATTGTCTCTAAGGCCGTAATGAAAGCACAAGGTTCCCTCTTAACAAATAAATATGCTGAAGGCTATCCTGATAAACGTTATTATGGAGGTACAGAATGCGTTGATATCGTTGAAAATTTAGCCATTGAACGTGCAAAAAAACTCTTTGGTGCTAAATTTGCAAACGTTCAAGCCCATTCAGGTAGTCAAGCTAACGCAGCAGCTTACATGGCTTTAATTGAGGCAGGAGATACGGTGCTAGGTATGGATTTGGCTGCCGGTGGTCATTTAACGCATGGCTCACCAGTCAACTTTTCGGGGAAAACGTATCACTTTGTCGGTTATTCCGTTGATCCTAAAACAGAAATGCTTGATTATGACGCTATTTTAGAACAAGCCAAAGAAGTGCAACCCAAGCTAATTGTAGCAGGAGCATCAGCATATTCTAGAATCATTGATTTTGAAAAATTCCGTCAAATCGCTGACGAAGTTGGTGCCTATTTGATGGTCGACATGGCTCATATTGCAGGCTTAGTGGCAACCGGTCTTCATCCAAATCCAGTACCTTTTGCTGATGTGACAACATCCACTACTCATAAAACCTTGCGGGGGCCACGTGGTGGTTTGATTTTAACTAATAATGAAAACCTTGCTAAGAAAATTAATTCTGCTGTCTTTCCTGGCTTACAAGGCGGTCCGCTTGAGCATGTTATAGCTGCAAAAGCTGTATCTTTTAAAGAAGCTTTAGATCCAGCTTTTACGGACTATGCTAAAAATGTTATTGCAAACACGTCGGCAATGGCACAAGTTTTTGCTGAAGATGAACGCTTCCGCCTTATTTCAGGCGGTACAGATAATCATGTTTTCTTAGTAGATGTAACAAAAGTCATCGAAAGTGGTAAAGTGGCGCAAAATCTTTTAGATGATGTCCATATCACTCTAAATAAAAATTCCATTCCTTTTGAAACTTTGTCACCCTTTAAAACCTCTGGTATCCGTATTGGCTGCGCTGCCATTACAAGTCGAGGAATGGGGGTTGAAGAAAGCAAAGCTATTGCTCACTTAATCATAAAAGCACTTGTTAATCATCAGGATCAAACCGTTTTAGACGAGGTTCGACAAGAAGTTCGTTCTATCACTAATCGCTTCCCATTATATAGTAATTGA
- a CDS encoding L-threonylcarbamoyladenylate synthase: MDKLKSIIENGGALVLPTETVYGLFAKAMDEQAVNMVYALKQRPREKAMNLNVADYQTILDYSKDQPTYLKELYDAFLPGPLTIILKANDRVPFWINSGKDTVGFRLPKHPVTAQLIRIAGPLIGPSANLSGSQSGCQYAEIIKAFHNQVEGYEDDQSLTGQDSTIIDLSGSKAKILRQGSISAVDIQTKISGIVFE, from the coding sequence ATGGATAAACTAAAATCAATTATTGAAAATGGAGGAGCCTTAGTTTTACCAACTGAAACAGTTTACGGTCTATTTGCCAAAGCTATGGATGAGCAAGCTGTAAATATGGTTTATGCTCTCAAGCAACGGCCGAGAGAAAAAGCTATGAACTTGAATGTGGCGGATTATCAAACCATTTTAGATTATTCGAAGGACCAGCCAACTTATTTAAAAGAACTATATGACGCTTTTTTACCTGGTCCATTAACCATTATTTTGAAAGCCAATGATCGAGTTCCTTTTTGGATTAATTCTGGTAAAGACACTGTCGGCTTTCGCCTACCTAAGCATCCTGTAACAGCGCAGTTAATAAGAATAGCAGGGCCCTTAATTGGTCCTTCCGCCAATTTATCAGGTAGCCAAAGTGGCTGTCAATATGCTGAGATTATAAAAGCCTTTCATAATCAAGTAGAAGGCTATGAAGATGATCAGTCTCTAACAGGACAAGATTCAACGATTATTGACTTATCTGGTTCTAAGGCCAAAATTTTAAGGCAAGGAAGTATAAGTGCTGTCGATATTCAAACTAAAATTAGTGGGATTGTTTTTGAATAA
- the prmC gene encoding peptide chain release factor N(5)-glutamine methyltransferase yields MNYASQIAEYEQALIQIGDDPENLSYVFREVKEWSLLDFLLHQNQQVSAEDHVLLKSIFEQLYRGRSPQYITGKAYFRDLILTVNESVLIPRPETEELISLILAENEGENLQLLDIGTGSGAIAISLKKERPTWEVVASDISQEAIQVAQSNAWDLETEITFRQSDLFNSLSGKFDIIVSNPPYIAFSDKKEVGRNVLVSEPHLALFAEEEGLAIYRSILEQAEHYLSPQGKIYFEIGYKQGQALRELVKSTFPEKRFRLKQDYYGKDRMVIIDNG; encoded by the coding sequence ATGAATTATGCCAGTCAAATAGCAGAATATGAGCAAGCACTAATCCAAATTGGCGATGATCCTGAAAACTTATCTTATGTTTTCAGAGAAGTGAAAGAATGGTCTCTTTTGGACTTTTTACTACATCAAAATCAGCAAGTAAGCGCAGAAGACCATGTTCTTCTAAAATCTATTTTTGAGCAATTATATAGAGGCCGTTCTCCTCAATATATTACTGGCAAAGCCTACTTTCGAGATTTAATTCTGACTGTTAATGAGTCAGTTTTAATTCCACGTCCTGAGACAGAGGAGCTTATCTCATTGATTCTCGCGGAGAATGAGGGAGAAAACCTTCAACTCTTAGATATAGGGACTGGTAGTGGCGCTATTGCTATCAGCCTCAAAAAAGAGAGACCAACCTGGGAAGTTGTAGCTTCTGATATCTCTCAAGAAGCCATTCAGGTTGCTCAATCGAATGCTTGGGATCTGGAAACAGAAATTACTTTTAGACAGTCGGATCTTTTTAATTCCCTTTCAGGAAAGTTTGATATCATCGTATCTAATCCCCCTTACATTGCTTTTTCTGACAAGAAAGAAGTAGGACGTAATGTTTTAGTTTCCGAGCCCCACTTAGCCCTTTTTGCAGAGGAGGAAGGACTTGCTATTTATCGCTCTATTTTAGAACAAGCAGAACATTACTTATCACCGCAAGGGAAAATCTACTTTGAAATTGGTTATAAGCAGGGGCAAGCGCTTCGTGAATTAGTCAAATCCACTTTCCCAGAAAAAAGGTTTCGCCTAAAACAAGATTATTATGGAAAGGATCGTATGGTAATTATTGATAATGGATAA